A part of Oryctolagus cuniculus chromosome 15, mOryCun1.1, whole genome shotgun sequence genomic DNA contains:
- the AIFM2 gene encoding ferroptosis suppressor protein 1, with the protein MGSQVSVDTGALHVVIVGGGFGGIAAASQLQALNVPFLLVDMKDSFHHNVAALRASVESGFAKKTFISYSVTFKDNFRQGRVVGIDLKNQTVLLQGGEALPYSHLILATGSSGPFPGKLNEVSCQQAAIQAYEDMVQQVQRSEFVVVVGGGSAGVEMAAEIKTEYPNKEVTLIHSQVTLADKELLPSVRQEVKEILLRKGVRLLLGERVSNLEELPLNEYRDYIKVQTDQGTEVATNLVILCNGIKVNSSAYHSALESRLAGNGALRVNEHLQVEGCSHVYAIGDCADVKEPKMAYHAGLHAGVAVANIINSTRQRPLKVYKPGALTFLLSMGRNDGVGQISGFYVGRLMVRLAKSRDLFVSTSWKTMKQSPP; encoded by the exons atgGGGTCCCAGGTCTCAGTGGACACGGGAGCCCTGCACGTGGTGATCGTGGGCGGGGGCTTCGGTGGTATCGCAGCCGCGAGCCAGCTGCAGGCGCTGAACGTGCCCTTCCTGCTGGTGGACATGAAGGACTCCTTCCACCACAATGTGGCCGCCCTGCGTGCCTCCGTGGAGAGTG GGTTCGCCAAAAAGACATTCATTTCCTACTCAGTGACCTTCAAGGACAACTTCCGGCAGGGCCGGGTGGTCGGGATAGACCTGAAGAATCAGACGGTGCTGCTGCAGGGTGGCGAG GCCCTGCCCTACTCGCATCTAATCCTGGCCACAGGCAGCAGTGGGCCCTTCCCAGGCAAGTTGAATGAGGTTTCCTGCCAGCAGGCCGCCATCCAAGCCTACGAGgacatggtgcagcag GTCCAGCGCTCAGAGTTCGTCGTGGTGGTGGGAGGAGGCTCGGCTGGCGTGGAGATGGCCGCAGAGATTAAAACCGAGTATCCCAACAAAgag GTCACGCTCATTCACTCCCAAGTGACCCTGGCCGACAAGGAGCTTCTGCCCTCCGTGCGGCAGGAGGTGAAGGAGATCCTGCTGCGGAAGGGCGTGCGGCTGCTGCTGG GTGAGCGGGTGAGCAACCTGGAGGAGCTGCCTCTGAACGAGTATCGGGACTACATCAAGGTGCAGACAGACCAGGGCACGGAGGTGGCCACCAACCTGGTGATTCTCTGCAACGGCATCAAGGTCAACAGCTCTGCCTACCACAGTGCCTTGG AGAGCAGACTGGCCGGCAACGGTGCTCTGAGAGTGAACGAGCACCTCCAGGTGGAGGGCTGCAGCCACGTCTACGCCATCGGCGACTGTGCCGACGTGAAGGAGCCCAAGATGGCCTATCACGCCGGCCTCCATGCCGGCGTCGCTGTGGCCAACATCATCAACTCCACGAGGCAGAGGCCCCTCAAGGTCTACAAGCCAG GGGCGCTGACCTTCCTCCTGTCCATGGGGAGAAATGACGGCGTGGGCCAGATCAGTGGCTTCTACGTGGGCCGGCTCATGGTCCGGCTCGCTAAGAGCCGGGACCTGTTCGTGTCCACGAGCTGGAAAACCATGAAGCAGTCCCCACCCTGA